CTGTACGCAATGGTATCCCCGATCCCGCAGGAAATTTCCAATTACGCACCGCAATTGAGAAAGCCAAAGCCGCAGGCATCCCTAATGATAATATTGAAAGAGCGATCGCCAAGGGTGCGGGAACTTTTGCTAGTGATGCTAACTTTGAATCTATTCGCTATGAAGGTTATGGTCCCGGTGGTGTAGCAATTTTGATAGAAGCCTTCACTGATAATCGTAACCGTACTGCTGCGGATTTGCGGGCAGCTTTCAGTAAAAACGGCGGTAATTTGGGTGAAACTGGTTGTGTTAGTTGGATGTTTTCCCAAAAAGGAGTCTGTACAATTACGGGAGTCACTGAGGAAGAAAAGTTACTAGAAGCTTCCTTAGAAGGTGGGGCAGAATCCTATGAGATGGCAGAAACCGACATTGCAGAAGTGATCACAGAAATCTCTAATTTAGAAACCCTCAGTCAAACCCTAAAAAATCAAGGTTTTGTTGTCACAGAGATGGAAATGCGATGGATTCCTGATAACCATGTGGAAGTTACAGAATCCGAGCAAGCGCGATCGCTGCTGAAATTGATTGATACCCTAGAAGGATTAGACGACGTGCAAAATGTCACCGCTAATTTTGAAATGGCAGAACAGCTAATGGTTGCAATGGCTTAGGTGTCAAAGTATGCATTCCCTAACCTT
The Calothrix sp. 336/3 DNA segment above includes these coding regions:
- a CDS encoding YebC/PmpR family DNA-binding transcriptional regulator, with translation MAGHSKWANIKRQKAVVDAKKGKTFTQLSRAIIVAVRNGIPDPAGNFQLRTAIEKAKAAGIPNDNIERAIAKGAGTFASDANFESIRYEGYGPGGVAILIEAFTDNRNRTAADLRAAFSKNGGNLGETGCVSWMFSQKGVCTITGVTEEEKLLEASLEGGAESYEMAETDIAEVITEISNLETLSQTLKNQGFVVTEMEMRWIPDNHVEVTESEQARSLLKLIDTLEGLDDVQNVTANFEMAEQLMVAMA